In a genomic window of Ranitomeya imitator isolate aRanImi1 chromosome 5, aRanImi1.pri, whole genome shotgun sequence:
- the LOC138637927 gene encoding serine/threonine-protein kinase SBK1-like encodes MEAVHAFEFTHTSEKDYELLKTLGSGTFGKVVMATEKKTGNQVALKLMKKTRTKHDNFLNELCMSIHLSGNEGIIFTHPIYVDSDDFYVLTQDLAPAGTLHSIIEPGVGIPEAKVKRCALQLARALEYMHDQRLVHRDVKPDNVLLMDQDCFHVKLSDFGLTQGIGTLVTSMSFIIPFMSPELCQLRRHEALVLRPSIDTWAFGVLLFIAFTGYIPWEGAVEDDHLFKEFIYWQRFENYTAPPGHWTKFSVNAHEFLHCLLSEDPTTRSSVNIVMNFLYFPWGEDHVSDNSHEIVVGNVDMEHLETEIIIIEGEDEYIVVENRGDVECIIIGDASEEAISQSSDVLLIMSDTTNLDLGSEIEIL; translated from the exons ATGGAAGCAGTTCATGCATTTGAGTTCACCCACACTAGTGAGAAGGATTACGAATTGTTGAAGACTCTGGGCAGCGGAACCTTTGGCAAAGTGGTCATGGCTACAGAGAAGAAGACAG GAAACCAGGTGGCCCTTAAATTGATGAAGAAGACACGGACAAAGCATGACAACTTTCTCAATGAGCTTTGTATGTCCATCCACCTGTCAGGAAACGAAGGGATCATCTTCACACACCCCATCTATGTGGACTCTGATGACTTCTACGTCCTGACCCAGGATTTGGCCCCTGCAGGAACTCTTCACTCTATAATAGAACCCGGT GTTGGAATTCCAGAAGCGAAGGTGAAGCGTTGTGCGCTACAGTTGGCCAGAGCGCTAGAATATATGCATGATCAAAGACTAGTACATAGAGACGTAAAACCagacaatgttttactaatggaccAAGATTGCTTCCATGTTAAATTGAGTGATtttggcctgacacaaggaatcgGTACTCTTGTGACCTCAATGTCATTTATCATTCCTTTCATGTCCCCGGAGCTCTGTCAATTGCGACGCCATGAAGCTCTAGTTTTGAGGCCTAGCATTGACACATGGGCCTTTGGTGTACTTCTTTTCATTGCGTTTACTGGATATATTCCATGGGAAGGAGCGGTAGAAGATGATCATCTCTTCAAAGAATTTATCTACTGGCAGCGTTTTGAAAATTACACTGCACCTCCAGGACACTGGACCAAGTTTTCTGTCAATGCTCATGAATTTCTTCATTGCCTGCTCTCTGAAGACCCCACCACCAGAAGTTCAGTAAACATAGTTATGAACTTTCTTTACTTTCCATGGGGTGAAGACCACGTGTCTGATAATTCCCATGAGATTGTTGTTGGCAACGTGGACATGGAACATTTGGAGACAGAAATCATCATCATTGAAGGAGAAGATGAGTATATTGTGGTGGAGAATCGAGGAGACGTAGAGTGCATCATCATAGGCGATGCCTCAGAGGAAGCCATATCTCAGTCGAGTGATGTACTGCTGATTATGTCTGACACCACCAACCTCGATTTGGGTTCTGAAATTGAAATCCTTTAG